GGAATCCCCTCCAAGTAGCAAGTTTATCGGTTTAGACCTACATCTCTCATGCATGCATATGGGATCCGGATAGTCCAATTTAATTACAAGCGTTTCGTTAAAACTGATCAGGATTAGGgagtaatcattattttctttgtgtttcaatattaatcttCGCACTGAGCAAACACGTGTacatacagatatctttaattctaatagagatatctgtatttgaactagagatatctgtattgcaaAGTAAttgcagatatctctaattcaattaaagatatttatttagaatagagatatctttaattgaattagagatatctgtatttgaattaaagatatctgtatttaaaatgaagacatctctatttaaacaaaattaaagatatatctatttaaaatagggatatctttaattcaaatcgagatatctctattttaaataaagatatctttaattggacaagaattaaagatatatctttttaaaataaagatatctcaattacaattaaagatatctgtaattcaaatagagatatctgaatttgaaagagatatctgtaatttaaaaggagatatctctattttcagtagaaatagagatatctgtatttaaattagacatatctttatttaaatagagatattttcattttaaatagagatatcttgACTTTgattaaatagagatatcttcatttcaaaatgtaaaaacccaaacggcttgccatacaACGTAAATTCTAATTTTTTTACTAACCACAGGTCCAAACATGGAGATGGATTTCCCGGATACTTGTGTGATACTTGGCGACAATGTTTATCCATTTACTTCACCCAACAGAAGACAACAGATTTTGAGAAGAAACGTTAGGCAGAGTCGAAAATGCCGAAAatttaacaacattttgaaTAGTTACAGAGTCAGAGTGGAGCATGCCATCcgagaaatgaaatgaaatgaaattaccGTGTAATCGGAACGCTGTGGAACGGTGCATTTATTTAAGATAGGGACATTAAGGCCAACGGTCTATGTCCATCAGAACCATATGGGTTATCCTACAAATCTTATTATGATTTTCAGTAATATATTAAAAGTTGAGTGATAATGTATTGCACCTCTTGCTCACCATAGAATCTCAGGTGAGTCAAGGACATGTACGCCTCAGGCCGTCTTCAAAATTCTATTGACAATAATACGTGTGGTGAAAGTAAATAAAGTGAAtacaatatgaaaaaatatctttatgtGTTGAAATGTATCTATCGATttagttattatttattttttcatgatcGAACGAAATATGACATAATCCTATAGTATTCGGTATTTTAGCATTTTGAGATGACCCCCTCAAATAGTCGGTGTCGGTCTCGGAGTTCGCGTCTGAGGCTATGTTAGAAATGTCTATTACAATagataaaatcaataaattgtgaCAACAGTCCCAATTCCTATATGATTTCACACTTATAGTTATACAAAAGTTCCTGATTTTCCCAATGATCTATTCTTCCTCGTAGAATGTCTCCATGAGAACAAAGATGTAACAAAGGATGGCCCTGTTAAGAGAACAAAGTGTTCTAGTGGAGAAAAACATTTCTTTAGAAGTGGACCTAATTCCATATGGAAAGAGGTTTGTAAGATATAGTATTCAGACATTACCACTGGCCAGTAACCATCACATCATGTATGTCAGTGGTTATAAAGTGATGGTGCAGCATATATCTGTCAGGGTGGTACAGTACACCTGTCACAAGGAATCCACTTTAAGATAAGAGAAAATATGGTCATTTCTGATATATACCTTTTTCAGTGAATATATTTATTGATCAATCTGGACTAGAAATCTTGACTCATTGTGTTCTATATAATTTATAGAATTGATGTTGAGTTTGATTAATGTgttctatataatttataaaattgaTGTTGAGTTTGATTTCAGGACACTGAAAATCCTGGGAAGATTTTGACAAGCACTCCTGTCTCCTCGACTCAGACACGGTTTCAAAGACCAGAAGTAGGTTACAACTGGACATCACCCATTATACACAAATTGCAACATATTTTCTCTCAGTAATGCATCAGAATTTTAAGTGTGAAGATCCCtattaaaatatataagtattttGCTGTCTAATGATGACAGCTGTGTGGTAATATTTTTGTGCACAGGCGATTTAATTGAAGTAATGCAGGCTGAGGAGAATTTTTTCTGAATAAGGTTGTCTGTGATTTTATGTGTACTGAAAATCAGGTACATGTAGACCTCTCTAGCAGGAAATAAGTCAAAAAAACATTATCAATTATTCGTTTTATACTGGCTATATTGGGAAAAATGGAAAGGGCATTCAAGTATGATTTATAAATTGTTGTTTGCGCTGTCAAAATTATGTGTCATTGATATTATGGCAATCGGTTAAATATGGTTGATGTCTGCCCTGAATTCTCTCTCGGTTTGACAGGTGAATTTGACATGTGTGCCCCGTCCATGTTTTGAGGATGAGTTGGAGATCAATGAATCAATCGAAGTGAATTCTGATGAGATAGTACCAGAAGATCTGACCAAGGAAGATATTTTTACAGAGgtaatcttttttaaaaaaaaaagttaaatatatTACACAATTGATAGTGACAACATTGCTACTGACCTACTATGGAACCATTGTAAGGCTAATAAGATTTATAGGGGGTGAGGCCAAAACACAGTGGGCCATAAAATTTATAGGGGGTGAATGGTTGGCCTGTAAAATTTATAGGGGTGAGTGGTGGGCCAGTAAAATTTATAGGGCCCTGGGGGTGAGTGGTGGGCCAGTAAAATTTATAGGGGTGAGGCCAAAACACAGTGGGCCATAAAATTTATAGGGGGTGAATGGTGGGCCGGTAAAATTTATAGGGGTGAGGCCAAAACACAGTGGGCCATAACATTTATAGGGGGTGAATGGTGGGCCAGTAAAATGTATAGGGAGTGAGGCCGAACCCCATATGAATTATGCTGGCCCTCTATGGTTCCAAAGTAGGTCAAGAGCAAACCATATAACAAGTTAATGGCACCAAGGACCTTTTCATACCCAGTTTTGATCCACCTtggacatattttatttgttccTTAAGTCCTCCTAGTGCGAGGTCAATTATTTTCAGCTGACATAGGGGAGACAATTCCTATAAATGTATTGAGATGTTATTATAACCATTGCTGGATGATCTTGTATGAACAAGTGTTCAGAATAAGTGTTTGTTTTGGGATATTTGGAAATGTGTCTTTTATGCTTGATTTGTGTTAATTTTGAAGCTCACAGAAATTTAATGACTCTTTAATCTCATAGGGGGTCACCACATGACCTGATTTTTAATCAATCAAATGTAACAATTCTGTCTGAGGTGCCATTAAGAATGATATCTCAGAAACAATGATAGACCTTTATAGTTGGTTGAATGGCTtgttttaggtcacctgagctTTGCTCTCAGGTGACCTTTTCTGATCAATTTCTGTCTGTAGTCGTTGTCTTCGTAAATTTTCattcaaaagacttcttctcaataaccaaaaggcccaagGTACTACTAATTGCCTGAAGCATGCTGGAATGaggggctaccaagtttgtttaaatggatgaccttgaccttcattcagggccacaagggtcaaatatgctaaaaaaatttaaacgtcttcttgataaccaattaaaaggcctagagacccaatattaggtctgtagtaagctgaggtgaagggctaacaagtatgttcaaatggattaccttgatcttcattcaaggtcacagcggttAAATATGCCAAaatcttaataaccaagaggcccagagacctgatattgggtttgtagcattctagggtaaagggctataaAGATTGTTCACATGGATGACATTGATcttcattcatggtcacaggggtcaaatatgctaaaatatatcaaaacttggtgaccgttaaggccatgggcctcttgtatttttgtttgaagtACTTTGTAACGACCAAACTTGAGCATCTTTAGGTCAAGTGAACTGAATAATAATATATGGAAGGGTGTGGTTTCCTTTGGTTGCAGATTGACTGGACCAAATATAGGGAACCTGGATTTTAAAGTTGAGTGATTTTTAATCACAAATGCTATGAATCATCTTTTAAGCCTGGAATCAGattttatatatgttgattAAACTGAGAGGCAGAACTCAAAATGGGGAAGCATTTTTTTATGCTCTTGCCgtgcatatagtgttacccatgtctgtcCTGTCATGTCACGTTACGTCTCGTCCCATCCCGTGCCATCCCATCCTGCCCTGTCTAGTCCAGTCTCGATGCAATGTAAatatagctaatctcaggaactgtgATCGTCACCAAACTGTGGGGTGTTaagtggcagcgggggcatttatatgtcttacagatattttctaggttttttgttgttgaaatttCCAGGTGTCACAGCCAGAGCAAGGCAGGTCCTCTCCCAGGGTTAACTTTTAGAAAATCTTTAAACGATATCCATAGATACCACATATCCAACGGCTATAGATATACAGTCATAACTTGAGTTGTTGATAGATCATACCATGTTCATGTAGTGAACTGTTAAACAGAGACTCAGTGACACAGCTTTAAATCGGATAACTCAACTGTTTTCCATTTTAGGAAGTGACTATTTTACCAGAGAAACACAAAGGCTGTGAGAGGAAGAATTCTCAGAAAACACctgaaaaatacagaaaattggTGTCAATTTCTTCATCTAAGACTGCTCATCATGTGAAGTCCTCAGTCAAGTCTGCTCTTGAATCTGTGGACACCAGTTTCTGTAAGAAGTTATCTGTTAAACCCATCACAAAGTCATCAATGGTGTCAAAGATTACAGAATGTTATCTAACGGATCCCAGTGTGGCCTTTCCTCACAAGAAAAGTATATGTTATGGAAAAACTTCACAGGAAATGTTCAGGGATAGGACAGGATTATCAGAAGGTGTGTTTATTGTTCCCAAAAAGAAAATGTATCCTCTTCAAACCaaagatgaaataatttagCTATCAAAATTTAACTGTAATGAATGTATTTCTTGATAGGATACAATGTTTTTAATTTGGcattttttatgataatgaaGTAGCTAGtatcaaaattgtatttcaGAAGAGATTCACCGGAATCAATATTCAATTATGAGTCTTAATGCATGAAATCACCAGAATCAATATCAATTATGAGTCTGAATGTATGAAAACTAAATGATAACATACTGATTTTAATCTTgaattttttctttcttttcagaTATCTTGTTGACACACAATTTTAAAAGAAGATGACAGCTTCTTTATTACTATCCTCTGTGGATTATGTGATGCACTGTCTTAGGAAGATGACAGCTTTATAACTATCCTCTGTGGATTATGTGATCCACTGTCTCAGGAAGATGATAGCTTCTTTATAACTATCCTCTGTGGATTATGTGATCCACTGTCTTAGGAAGATGACAGCTTCTTTATAACTATCCTCTGTGGATTATGTGATCCACCATCTGAGGAAGATGACAGCTTTATAACTATCCTCTGTGGATTATTTGATCCACTGTCTCAGGAAGATAACAGCTTCTTTATAACTATCCTCTGTGGATTATGTGATCCACCGTCTCAGGAAGATGACAGATTCTTTATAAATATCCTCTGTGGATTATTTGATCCACTGTCTCAGGAAGATGACAGATTCTTTATAAATATCCTCTGTGGATTATGTGATCCACCGTCTCAGGAAGATAAAAGCTTCTTTATAACTATCCCCTGTGGATTATGTGATCCACTGTCTCAGGAAGATGACAGCTTTATAACTATCCTCTGTGGATTATTTGATCCACTGTCTCAGGAAGATGACAGATTCTTTATAACTATCCTCTGTGGATTATTTGATCCACTGTCTCAGGAAGATGACAGCTTTATAACTATCCTCTATGGATTATGTGATCCACCATCTCAGGAAGATAACAGCTTCTTTATAACTATCCTCTGTGGATTATTTGATCCACTGTCTCAGGAAGATGACAGATTCTTTATAACTATCCCCTGTGGATTATTTGATCCACTGTCTCAGGAAGATGACAGATTCTTTATAACTATCCTCTGTGGATTATGTGATCCACCGTCTCAGGAAGATGACAGCTTTATAACTATCCTCTGTGGATTGTGTGATCCACTGTCTCAGGAAGTGAAAATCATTTGTACTTGATctaaaactacatgtacttataaatcacaatttaatcaaattcaaaatgtcTGATTTAACAAACCATCTGATTGAATACTAATTGACAATTTGTTTGTGAAAATGTACTTTCATGATATATAATTAGACTGttttt
This DNA window, taken from Pecten maximus chromosome 3, xPecMax1.1, whole genome shotgun sequence, encodes the following:
- the LOC117324620 gene encoding uncharacterized protein LOC117324620, with translation MRASQVALLDLSKTVIEDDKVPRCLSSTRKRGGLDFDKDKFLLDVSEIREFNSVEDRPDDIQLSQEITPKARQTKQEAVRTPVKSVSVIPKKKRRLLPKTSTVLFVTGCTGDLDNRTPSLSAITSSQNTECLHENKDVTKDGPVKRTKCSSGEKHFFRSGPNSIWKEDTENPGKILTSTPVSSTQTRFQRPEVNLTCVPRPCFEDELEINESIEVNSDEIVPEDLTKEDIFTEEVTILPEKHKGCERKNSQKTPEKYRKLVSISSSKTAHHVKSSVKSALESVDTSFCKKLSVKPITKSSMVSKITECYLTDPSVAFPHKKSICYGKTSQEMFRDRTGLSEDILLTHNFKRR